A single genomic interval of Mucilaginibacter boryungensis harbors:
- a CDS encoding DUF5017 domain-containing protein — MRKYSTYLYKYYLAITVVALVFSSCKKQSILTPNFDVTVAKTTFNVGEPIVFSFTGTADVVTLFSGASGAEYRYKDRITANGKPQMQFTSYRTGASTQTNTLSVLVSRDFTNVYDIDNLQKATWTDITSRATLSTGVDNTPSGVIDLSDQLTPNVPVYIAFRYTAKKDAAVAQPTWAIKNLAVNNIAADGTNIPIAAQAATNGIAWGTLSVLNSANLWNVTTTVLTFTGGAINADDNEDWVISQPIQLDRAPRAVGVSIKTSATTRLTTYTFAGYATAGTYTATFEAINANKWDEKSTVKEFTFTVK, encoded by the coding sequence ATGAGAAAATATTCAACATATCTATATAAATATTACCTGGCTATAACAGTAGTGGCACTGGTATTTTCATCTTGTAAAAAGCAAAGCATACTTACACCAAATTTTGATGTAACTGTGGCCAAAACCACCTTTAATGTGGGGGAGCCTATTGTATTCAGCTTTACAGGTACTGCTGATGTAGTGACATTGTTTTCGGGCGCCAGCGGGGCGGAATACAGGTATAAGGACCGGATTACAGCTAACGGTAAACCACAAATGCAGTTTACCTCATACCGTACGGGTGCAAGTACCCAAACCAATACGCTCAGTGTGCTGGTGTCCAGGGATTTCACCAATGTTTATGATATAGATAATTTGCAGAAGGCAACGTGGACAGATATTACCTCGCGTGCAACTTTATCGACAGGAGTGGATAATACACCATCGGGTGTAATTGACCTGAGCGATCAGTTAACGCCAAATGTGCCGGTATATATTGCTTTCAGGTATACCGCAAAAAAAGACGCTGCTGTTGCACAACCTACGTGGGCAATTAAAAATTTAGCTGTTAATAATATTGCGGCCGATGGTACCAATATCCCTATAGCGGCACAGGCTGCCACTAACGGGATTGCCTGGGGGACGTTAAGTGTATTAAATTCTGCAAACTTATGGAACGTTACTACCACCGTATTAACATTTACCGGTGGGGCCATTAATGCCGATGACAACGAGGACTGGGTGATCAGTCAGCCTATACAATTAGACCGGGCGCCGCGTGCTGTAGGTGTAAGTATTAAAACCAGTGCGACAACAAGGCTAACCACTTATACTTTCGCGGGTTATGCAACTGCCGGA
- a CDS encoding RagB/SusD family nutrient uptake outer membrane protein produces MKKIFITSFITLAIICGGCKKILDTKPQDFLSPDTYFNKAADATAALNAAWQMLTKKEMYGGTYQFRYETTDDCYTNLSQNFPANLGIDAANSQYAVRWNYLYQTIQYINILLVNLPRVPMDETQRGIIRGEGLFLRGFLYYELVKEWGPVPLRLTPTADPNDVNLAGSPIKDIYAQVLKDLTEAEALVPTTASAMYGGAGYAAKTTVEAILARVCLSMAGFPLNDVSKYQDAKNWAQKVVDSHEHALNPDFTQVFINYAAGIIDKKESLWEIDFNYVASNSAASGYIGYLDGIRNSNVPFGNASGQYGVTRKLILSYGPYSANKDLRRDWTCTPWFWTGNVSTADLPANKTFFTSAQLYERYFAKFRLYYCPLPNAVSGQSPINWPMVRYSDVLLMLAEAENQLNGPTALAYSCINQVRERGWGKMLPGATNITEADEPAGLSKDAFQQEIQMERFRELAGEALRKQDLIRWGIFVSSIKGLLSDILDTTAPAETNRGTASGSAYFAVNALNKVSDRDLLWPMPASELQYNKLLVQNKGW; encoded by the coding sequence ATGAAAAAAATATTCATCACAAGTTTTATCACCCTTGCCATTATTTGCGGGGGATGTAAAAAAATATTGGATACCAAACCTCAGGACTTTTTATCACCCGATACTTATTTCAACAAAGCAGCCGATGCGACTGCGGCATTGAATGCAGCATGGCAAATGCTGACAAAAAAAGAAATGTATGGCGGTACTTATCAGTTTCGGTATGAAACAACCGATGATTGTTACACCAATTTGTCACAGAATTTTCCAGCAAACCTGGGTATCGATGCAGCAAACTCGCAATATGCTGTTAGATGGAATTATCTATATCAAACCATTCAATATATTAATATTTTACTGGTTAACCTGCCACGTGTACCTATGGATGAAACCCAAAGAGGGATTATACGTGGCGAAGGTTTGTTTTTACGCGGTTTCCTTTATTATGAGTTAGTAAAAGAATGGGGCCCGGTTCCATTACGGTTAACACCCACTGCAGACCCTAACGATGTTAATCTGGCGGGTTCGCCAATTAAGGATATTTATGCACAGGTGTTAAAGGATTTAACAGAGGCTGAAGCATTAGTGCCAACCACGGCGAGCGCTATGTATGGTGGCGCTGGTTATGCGGCTAAGACTACTGTCGAGGCTATACTGGCGCGTGTTTGCTTAAGTATGGCTGGTTTTCCCCTAAATGATGTTTCAAAATACCAGGACGCCAAAAATTGGGCACAGAAAGTAGTCGATTCGCATGAACATGCTTTGAACCCCGATTTTACGCAGGTTTTTATAAACTACGCAGCAGGTATTATCGACAAAAAGGAATCGCTTTGGGAAATTGATTTTAATTATGTTGCCAGCAATTCGGCCGCGTCAGGTTATATTGGTTACCTGGATGGTATTAGAAACTCTAACGTGCCTTTCGGTAATGCATCAGGTCAATATGGTGTAACCAGGAAGTTAATTCTGTCATACGGCCCGTATAGCGCCAATAAAGACCTGCGCCGCGATTGGACCTGCACTCCATGGTTTTGGACTGGTAACGTGTCTACTGCGGACTTACCTGCTAATAAAACATTTTTTACATCCGCACAACTTTACGAGCGATATTTTGCCAAATTCAGGTTATACTATTGCCCGCTTCCTAATGCCGTTTCTGGTCAAAGCCCAATTAACTGGCCAATGGTGCGCTATTCCGACGTTTTATTGATGTTGGCTGAAGCCGAAAATCAGTTGAACGGCCCTACAGCGTTAGCTTATTCCTGCATTAACCAGGTGCGGGAAAGGGGATGGGGCAAAATGTTACCAGGTGCGACCAATATTACGGAAGCCGATGAACCTGCAGGCTTATCTAAAGACGCATTTCAACAGGAAATACAGATGGAGCGTTTCCGCGAACTGGCGGGGGAGGCTTTAAGAAAACAGGATTTGATAAGATGGGGGATCTTTGTATCCAGCATCAAGGGATTACTATCAGACATACTTGATACAACTGCGCCTGCCGAAACTAACCGGGGTACCGCAAGTGGCAGTGCCTATTTTGCAGTGAACGCTTTAAACAAGGTATCAGACCGCGACCTTTTGTGGCCAATGCCGGCTTCTGAACTGCAGTATAATAAGCTGCTGGTGCAAAACAAAGGTTGGTAA
- a CDS encoding SusC/RagA family TonB-linked outer membrane protein yields the protein MLQFYNHKKSLLSLILLILSLTAFSQTFIRGTVKDANGNTLPGVSVKVKEAAQVGAITDNNGDFSIRSAPSYKTLVVSFIGYKTQEVVIGGRTTIAITLEDALTGLNEVIVTGYTSVARKDLTGSISTVNMADLQKAPVQSFAEALGGRVPGVQVVSPDGKPGSSPSILIRGLGSLTQDSSPLYVIDGVPIENPDNNMIDPANIESLSVLKDASATAIYGARGGNGVIVITTKRGQKGPSKVDYNGYYGINQPYKFYKLLSPYEFVRLASDQFGAANNPYLNGGKTLESYRNVKGTDWQDLLIRTGTSNNHSINVSGGNDNTIYSMSGNYIKQTGIVLASDYTRYQGKITIDQKVGSKAKVGGYLAYTDNMTTGGDPSPGATSSLFFSAYTYRPIAIPAFSDVLIEDQLYDPENTYPTDSRLNPVISYVNELRKRINKNIIGSAYVDYNILKNLKLTIKGSINSTDYRQEVFNNSKTRSGGQYSALGVNGSVLNGNIDIYTNTNLLQYNAVFGQKHHLNVLLGTDIQQTNYKTFGLGATNIPDETLGISGIDVGIVQQNLASARLSSNSLTSGFGSINYNFAGKYYATATFRADGSSKFINNRWGYFPSGAIKWKISEEKFFKKQFIISDANIRASYGAAGNNRVGDFDYAANLNFTSQLYLNGSLVGLNAVTGTLANPNLKWETDTKQNLAFDLGFFKDRINLTVDIYKNKVKDLLYRTPLPGNTGYSSTVKNIASLSNRGVEISLGADIIKNKNFEYSTNFNISFNKNRLEALSDPTEEGITTAVNWDANFTTVPAFISKIGGPLGQIYGYISKGLYQLEDFDKLPNGTYSLKGNLPLNGPTVTRASMVPGMEKYEDINGDGIINDNDKTVIGNGYPIHVGGWSNNFRYKNFDLNLFFQWSYGNDIINANRIWFTGGEITFRSNYGPQNAFADYANRWTFTNTNTDIARVGQNASVYSTRYVEDGSYIRLKTFNIGYNFSKKLLSKYNITRLRVYISAANLITLTGYKGYDPEVSTYSTALSPALDYSSYPRPITITGGINLTL from the coding sequence ATGCTCCAATTTTACAACCATAAAAAAAGCCTGTTATCTCTAATACTTTTAATCTTATCACTTACTGCTTTTTCGCAAACTTTTATCAGGGGGACAGTTAAGGATGCCAATGGGAACACCTTGCCAGGGGTAAGCGTGAAAGTAAAAGAAGCCGCCCAGGTAGGTGCGATAACTGATAATAACGGCGATTTTTCGATCAGATCAGCCCCTTCCTATAAAACATTGGTGGTTAGCTTTATCGGCTATAAAACCCAGGAGGTAGTTATAGGCGGCAGAACTACAATTGCAATTACCTTAGAAGACGCCCTGACAGGTTTGAATGAAGTAATTGTAACCGGTTATACATCGGTCGCCCGTAAGGATTTAACGGGATCAATAAGCACAGTTAACATGGCCGACTTGCAAAAAGCGCCTGTACAATCATTTGCCGAAGCATTAGGTGGCCGTGTACCCGGTGTTCAGGTAGTATCTCCTGATGGTAAGCCGGGTTCATCTCCAAGTATTCTCATCCGTGGCCTGGGCTCACTTACCCAGGATAGTTCGCCATTATATGTTATTGATGGCGTGCCGATTGAAAACCCGGATAATAATATGATCGATCCGGCTAATATTGAAAGCTTGTCGGTACTTAAAGATGCCTCGGCAACAGCCATATACGGTGCCCGCGGTGGTAATGGCGTAATTGTTATTACTACAAAAAGAGGACAAAAAGGCCCATCCAAGGTTGATTATAATGGATATTATGGCATTAACCAGCCCTATAAATTTTATAAACTGTTAAGCCCTTACGAGTTTGTCCGGTTAGCCTCCGACCAATTTGGCGCCGCTAATAATCCGTACTTAAACGGCGGCAAAACTTTAGAAAGTTATAGAAATGTTAAGGGAACCGATTGGCAGGACCTGTTGATAAGAACAGGAACATCTAATAATCATTCTATTAACGTTTCCGGCGGTAACGACAATACGATATATTCCATGTCTGGTAATTATATCAAACAAACAGGTATCGTCCTCGCGTCAGACTATACCAGGTACCAGGGGAAGATAACAATAGATCAGAAAGTGGGCAGCAAAGCAAAGGTGGGCGGATATTTAGCTTATACCGACAATATGACTACGGGTGGCGACCCATCACCAGGTGCAACATCTTCATTGTTTTTTAGTGCATATACTTATCGGCCTATAGCAATTCCGGCATTTTCCGATGTATTGATAGAAGATCAATTATATGACCCGGAAAATACCTATCCAACAGACAGCCGACTGAACCCAGTAATATCATATGTAAATGAATTAAGGAAGAGGATCAATAAGAATATTATCGGCAGCGCATACGTAGATTATAATATACTTAAAAACTTAAAGCTAACCATAAAGGGTTCCATTAACTCTACCGATTACCGGCAGGAAGTATTTAATAATAGTAAAACCAGAAGCGGCGGTCAGTATAGCGCCTTGGGTGTTAATGGGTCTGTTTTGAACGGGAATATAGATATCTATACCAATACTAATTTGCTTCAATACAATGCCGTATTTGGACAAAAACATCATTTAAACGTACTATTGGGTACAGACATTCAACAAACCAATTACAAGACCTTTGGCTTGGGTGCAACCAATATACCCGACGAAACATTAGGTATAAGCGGAATTGACGTAGGTATCGTACAACAAAACCTCGCGTCGGCCAGGCTATCAAGTAATTCATTAACATCGGGTTTCGGAAGTATCAATTATAATTTTGCGGGTAAGTATTATGCCACTGCTACTTTCCGTGCCGATGGTAGTTCCAAATTCATAAATAACAGGTGGGGTTATTTCCCTTCAGGGGCTATCAAATGGAAAATAAGTGAGGAGAAATTCTTTAAAAAACAATTCATTATCTCCGATGCCAACATCAGGGCCAGCTATGGCGCTGCTGGTAATAACCGTGTGGGTGATTTTGATTATGCCGCGAATTTAAATTTCACAAGCCAGTTATATTTAAACGGCAGCTTAGTGGGTTTAAATGCTGTAACCGGAACACTTGCTAACCCCAATTTGAAATGGGAAACAGATACGAAACAAAACCTGGCATTTGATTTAGGATTTTTTAAGGACCGCATTAATTTAACGGTAGATATTTATAAAAACAAAGTTAAAGATCTGCTTTATCGCACTCCGTTACCAGGTAATACTGGTTATTCATCAACTGTGAAAAATATTGCGAGCTTAAGTAACAGGGGTGTTGAAATTTCGCTGGGTGCCGACATTATAAAAAATAAAAACTTTGAATACTCCACCAACTTTAATATATCATTCAATAAAAACAGGTTAGAAGCACTCTCAGACCCAACAGAAGAGGGCATAACAACTGCTGTAAACTGGGATGCAAACTTCACAACCGTTCCGGCTTTTATATCAAAAATAGGTGGCCCGCTTGGCCAGATATATGGTTACATATCTAAAGGGTTATATCAATTAGAGGATTTTGACAAACTTCCAAATGGCACTTATTCATTAAAAGGGAACTTGCCGCTTAACGGCCCAACGGTTACCAGGGCATCAATGGTGCCGGGCATGGAAAAATACGAAGATATTAATGGCGATGGTATTATAAACGATAATGATAAAACTGTGATAGGCAATGGCTACCCTATACATGTTGGAGGCTGGAGTAATAACTTCCGTTACAAAAACTTCGATTTGAACTTATTCTTCCAATGGTCATACGGGAATGACATCATAAACGCTAACCGCATATGGTTTACTGGTGGTGAAATTACGTTCAGGTCAAATTACGGGCCCCAAAACGCTTTTGCAGATTATGCTAACCGCTGGACATTTACTAACACCAACACAGATATAGCAAGGGTAGGGCAAAACGCCTCGGTATACTCAACGCGGTATGTTGAAGATGGCTCATATATCCGCTTGAAAACATTTAATATCGGTTATAATTTTTCAAAAAAACTACTATCAAAATATAATATTACCAGGCTAAGGGTATATATCTCTGCCGCAAATTTAATCACTTTAACTGGGTATAAGGGCTATGATCCTGAAGTGTCAACTTATTCAACAGCCTTAAGCCCGGCGTTAGATTATTCAAGCTACCCACGGCCTATCACAATTACAGGTGGTATCAATTTAACCCTTTAA